One window of the Candidatus Microbacterium colombiense genome contains the following:
- the tsaE gene encoding tRNA (adenosine(37)-N6)-threonylcarbamoyltransferase complex ATPase subunit type 1 TsaE, translated as MSIDPAFLGRIEVDTADAMERLGLRIGEQLEAGDLLVLTGPLGAGKTTFTRGLAEGLGVRGPVQSPTFVIARTHPSLVGRAPLVHVDAYRLGSGAELDDLDLDLSHAVVVIEWGRGMAEDLADSWWDIEFERPVGLAGDDIDPSELDADAPRIVTIAQLRS; from the coding sequence ATGAGCATCGATCCGGCGTTCCTCGGTCGGATCGAGGTCGACACCGCTGACGCGATGGAGCGCCTCGGTCTGCGCATCGGAGAACAGCTCGAGGCCGGTGACCTGCTCGTGCTCACGGGGCCGCTCGGCGCGGGCAAGACGACCTTCACCCGTGGCCTTGCCGAGGGGCTGGGAGTGCGGGGTCCCGTGCAGAGCCCGACGTTCGTGATCGCGCGGACCCATCCGTCGCTGGTCGGGCGCGCTCCGCTCGTCCACGTCGACGCCTACCGCCTCGGCTCCGGGGCGGAGCTGGACGATCTCGATCTCGACCTCTCGCACGCGGTGGTCGTGATCGAGTGGGGGCGGGGCATGGCCGAGGACCTTGCGGACTCCTGGTGGGACATCGAGTTCGAGCGTCCGGTCGGCCTCGCCGGAGACGACATCGATCCGTCGGAACTCGACGCCGATGCCCCCCGTATCGTGACGATCGCACAGCTCCGGAGCTGA
- the tsaB gene encoding tRNA (adenosine(37)-N6)-threonylcarbamoyltransferase complex dimerization subunit type 1 TsaB: MILAVDTSLGTAVAVIDADGSRRADAAATDPLGHAEVIGDLLARVIAEAGVTPVSHVVAGMGPGPFTGLRIGIAAARAFALGRRVPVVAVPSHFAAALTAIETDGIAGVFAIVTDARRREVAISIFDGVDADGLPQIIADTVLVPQADADAHLDGIRRIDVAALSGLDLARVGARAVAASRTLSGEEPLYLRQPDVRVPGIPKKVGS, from the coding sequence GTGATCCTCGCCGTCGACACCTCCCTGGGGACAGCCGTCGCTGTCATCGATGCCGACGGTTCTCGCCGCGCGGATGCCGCCGCGACGGACCCGCTCGGTCATGCCGAGGTGATCGGCGACCTCCTCGCTCGGGTGATCGCCGAGGCCGGCGTGACGCCCGTCAGCCATGTCGTGGCCGGCATGGGCCCGGGACCCTTCACCGGTCTGCGGATCGGCATCGCGGCCGCGCGTGCGTTCGCCCTCGGGCGCCGGGTGCCCGTCGTCGCCGTCCCCAGCCACTTCGCCGCCGCGCTCACGGCGATCGAGACGGACGGAATCGCAGGAGTCTTCGCCATCGTCACGGATGCACGACGCCGCGAGGTCGCGATCTCGATCTTCGACGGGGTGGATGCCGATGGCCTCCCGCAGATCATCGCCGACACCGTGCTCGTGCCTCAGGCCGATGCGGACGCGCATCTCGACGGCATCCGTCGCATCGATGTCGCCGCGCTCTCCGGCCTCGATCTCGCGCGGGTCGGTGCGCGGGCCGTCGCCGCCTCGCGCACGCTGAGCGGCGAGGAGCCCCTGTATCTGCGTCAGCCCGACGTCCGCGTGCCAGGGATCCCGAAGAAGGTCGGGTCATGA
- the rimI gene encoding ribosomal protein S18-alanine N-acetyltransferase: protein MSLRDATPADLDAIMLIENRSFPSDAWSAESMAAELASPHGRYLVDEVDGDIIGYGGVRALQGSADADIQTIALDAEHRGAGRGRALLNALLGAAAARGAREVFLEVRADNPSAEGLYRSEGFEEIGRRAHYYQPDDVDAIVMRVVLNRRPVARHDPAEEATA from the coding sequence ATGAGCCTGCGTGATGCCACACCGGCAGATCTCGACGCGATCATGCTGATCGAGAACCGCTCCTTCCCGTCCGACGCCTGGAGCGCCGAGAGCATGGCGGCGGAGCTCGCGAGCCCGCACGGACGCTACCTCGTCGACGAGGTCGACGGCGACATCATCGGCTATGGCGGGGTACGCGCGCTGCAGGGGAGCGCGGATGCCGACATCCAGACGATCGCGCTGGATGCGGAGCACCGGGGCGCGGGCCGAGGACGTGCGTTGCTGAACGCCCTGCTGGGTGCCGCCGCCGCGCGTGGAGCACGAGAGGTGTTCCTCGAGGTTCGCGCCGACAACCCGAGCGCGGAAGGGCTGTACCGCTCCGAGGGGTTCGAGGAGATCGGCCGCCGCGCGCACTACTATCAGCCCGATGACGTCGACGCGATCGTGATGCGGGTGGTCCTGAACCGACGTCCCGTGGCCCGACACGATCCCGCAGAGGAGGCGACCGCATGA
- the tsaD gene encoding tRNA (adenosine(37)-N6)-threonylcarbamoyltransferase complex transferase subunit TsaD yields the protein MSAPLVLGIETSCDETGIGIVRGRTLLSNTIASSMDEHARYGGVVPEVAARAHLEALQPSIEAALAEAGVTLDELDAVAVTSGPGLAGALMVGVGAAKGLAVSLGKPLYAVNHLVGHIAADILTADSEPLEYPTVALLVSGGHTSLLHVRDLTADVELLGETMDDAAGEAFDKVARLLSLPYPGGPEIDRAALKGDPNAIRFPRGLSRASDLAKHRYDFSFSGLKTAVARWVERCEADGVEVPVADVAASFREAVVDVLVTKALAACADLGVPRLLLGGGVIANRRLRDVALERAAAAGVTVRIPPLSLCTDNGAMIAALAAELISAGRQPSTLAFGADSTLPVTEIQVGEAVLT from the coding sequence ATGAGTGCGCCATTGGTGCTGGGCATCGAGACGAGCTGCGACGAGACCGGTATCGGCATCGTCCGCGGACGCACTCTGCTGTCGAACACGATCGCCTCGAGCATGGACGAGCACGCCCGCTATGGCGGTGTCGTGCCCGAGGTCGCGGCGCGCGCGCACCTGGAGGCGCTGCAGCCCTCGATCGAGGCGGCGCTCGCCGAGGCCGGTGTCACGCTCGACGAACTCGACGCCGTGGCCGTGACCAGCGGGCCCGGTCTCGCCGGAGCGCTCATGGTCGGGGTCGGAGCAGCCAAGGGACTCGCCGTATCGCTCGGCAAGCCTCTGTACGCCGTGAACCATCTGGTGGGTCATATCGCTGCCGACATCCTCACGGCCGACTCCGAACCTCTCGAGTACCCGACGGTCGCGCTGCTGGTGTCGGGCGGACACACCTCCCTGCTGCACGTGCGCGACCTCACCGCCGATGTCGAGTTGCTCGGCGAGACCATGGACGACGCGGCCGGCGAGGCGTTCGACAAGGTCGCGCGGCTGCTCTCGCTTCCCTATCCGGGCGGGCCGGAGATCGACCGTGCCGCGCTGAAGGGCGACCCGAACGCCATCCGGTTCCCCCGCGGACTCTCCCGCGCCTCCGACCTGGCGAAGCACCGCTATGACTTCTCCTTCTCCGGACTCAAGACGGCCGTCGCGCGCTGGGTCGAGCGCTGCGAGGCAGACGGCGTCGAGGTGCCCGTCGCCGATGTCGCCGCCAGCTTCCGTGAAGCGGTCGTCGACGTTCTCGTGACGAAGGCGCTCGCCGCCTGTGCTGACCTCGGCGTTCCCCGGCTGCTGCTGGGCGGTGGCGTCATCGCCAACCGTCGTCTGCGCGACGTCGCCCTGGAACGGGCCGCAGCCGCAGGGGTCACCGTGCGAATCCCGCCGCTCTCGCTGTGCACCGACAACGGGGCGATGATCGCGGCGCTCGCCGCGGAGCTGATCTCGGCGGGGCGGCAGCCGTCGACGCTCGCCTTCGGCGCGGACTCCACCTTGCCGGTCACGGAGATCCAGGTCGGCGAAGCGGTCCTGACATGA
- a CDS encoding ABC transporter substrate-binding protein, with amino-acid sequence MNALKGSRRAKVFAGIALLSASAIVVAGCSSTPNAEPSEGGDKPAVDLTLKLGSLLPATGSLAFLGAPMEAGVQLAVQQINDADAGVTIDLTTADEGDLDNKAYETSITNLQNAGITAMIGAASSSVTKLILDGNAGAGILTVSPSNTSPDFTGINPLYFRTAPSDNLQGEVLGNQIAEDGHKTLGIIYQNDPYGTGLFEAIKATFEGTGGEVVAEQSYNQGDGQFNAQVSAVAAAKPDAVAVVSYDQFATIAPLLGNAGIDTGSLYLVDGNLKDWGTDIPVSLEGSKGTRAGAELPQDFLDQLNEVWTADGNDPIDAVTYSAEAYDAVILIALSALAAGSVEGADMADQMRTVSGGDGDGEKCTTFADCAEIINGGGTADYNGLSGDITFDENNDPKGAAIGVYEFDADNVTSRIK; translated from the coding sequence ATGAACGCATTGAAGGGTTCGCGCCGCGCGAAGGTCTTCGCCGGGATCGCGCTGCTCAGCGCATCCGCCATCGTCGTCGCAGGCTGCAGCAGCACGCCGAACGCCGAGCCGTCCGAGGGTGGGGACAAGCCCGCCGTCGACCTGACGCTCAAGCTCGGTTCGCTGCTTCCCGCCACGGGTTCGCTCGCATTCCTCGGTGCGCCGATGGAAGCCGGCGTGCAGCTCGCGGTGCAGCAGATCAACGACGCCGACGCCGGAGTCACGATCGACCTCACGACGGCTGACGAGGGTGACCTCGACAACAAGGCCTACGAGACCTCGATCACGAACCTGCAGAACGCGGGCATCACCGCGATGATCGGCGCCGCGTCGTCGAGCGTCACGAAGCTGATCCTCGACGGAAACGCCGGTGCGGGCATCCTCACCGTCTCGCCGTCGAACACGTCGCCGGACTTCACGGGCATCAACCCGCTGTACTTCCGCACGGCGCCGAGCGACAACCTGCAGGGTGAGGTGCTCGGCAACCAGATCGCCGAGGACGGTCACAAGACCCTCGGCATCATCTACCAGAACGACCCCTACGGCACGGGCCTCTTCGAAGCCATCAAGGCGACGTTCGAGGGCACCGGCGGCGAGGTCGTGGCCGAGCAGTCCTACAACCAGGGTGACGGTCAGTTCAACGCCCAGGTGTCCGCCGTCGCGGCTGCGAAGCCCGACGCTGTCGCCGTGGTCTCGTACGACCAGTTCGCGACGATCGCTCCGCTGCTCGGCAACGCCGGCATCGACACCGGTTCGCTGTACCTGGTCGACGGCAACCTGAAGGACTGGGGAACCGACATCCCGGTCAGCCTCGAGGGATCGAAGGGAACCCGCGCCGGCGCCGAGCTGCCGCAGGACTTCCTGGACCAGCTCAACGAGGTCTGGACCGCCGACGGCAACGACCCCATCGACGCCGTGACCTACTCTGCTGAGGCCTACGACGCCGTGATCCTCATCGCGCTGTCGGCACTCGCTGCCGGTTCGGTCGAGGGCGCTGACATGGCCGACCAGATGCGCACGGTCTCGGGTGGCGATGGTGATGGCGAGAAGTGCACCACGTTCGCTGACTGCGCCGAGATCATCAACGGCGGTGGCACGGCGGACTACAACGGTCTGTCCGGCGACATCACGTTCGACGAGAACAACGACCCGAAGGGCGCTGCCATCGGCGTCTACGAGTTCGACGCCGACAACGTCACGTCGCGCATCAAGTAA
- a CDS encoding ABC transporter ATP-binding protein, with protein sequence MTDVSPVRNEIKNDDVIVELKDVHAGYLPGVNILNGANLVARKGELIGIIGPNGAGKSTLLKSIFGMVNVRDGDITVNGESIVGLKADKLVRRGVAFVPQTNNVFPSLTIQENLEMGLYQNPKIFAERLEFVSSIFAELGKRLKQRAGSLSGGERQMVAMSRALMMDPSVLLLDEPSAGLSPVRQDDAFIRVSDINKAGVTTIMVEQNARRCLQICDRGYVLDQGRDAYEGTGRDLLNDPKVIGLYLGTLGTDAA encoded by the coding sequence ATGACCGACGTATCCCCCGTCCGCAACGAGATCAAGAACGACGACGTGATCGTCGAGCTGAAGGACGTGCACGCCGGATATCTGCCGGGCGTGAACATCCTCAACGGGGCGAACCTCGTCGCGCGCAAGGGCGAGCTGATCGGCATCATCGGTCCGAACGGCGCCGGCAAGTCCACGCTGCTCAAGTCGATCTTCGGCATGGTCAACGTGCGCGACGGCGACATCACCGTCAACGGCGAGAGCATCGTCGGCCTCAAGGCTGACAAGCTCGTCCGCCGCGGCGTGGCCTTCGTGCCGCAGACGAACAACGTGTTCCCCTCGCTGACGATCCAGGAGAACCTGGAGATGGGGCTCTACCAGAACCCCAAGATCTTCGCCGAGCGGCTGGAGTTCGTGAGCAGCATCTTCGCGGAGCTGGGCAAGCGCCTGAAGCAGCGGGCCGGCTCGCTGTCGGGCGGCGAGCGGCAGATGGTCGCGATGTCGCGGGCGCTCATGATGGACCCGTCCGTGCTGCTGCTCGACGAGCCGTCGGCCGGCCTCTCCCCCGTGCGTCAGGACGACGCGTTCATCCGCGTCTCCGACATCAACAAGGCCGGGGTCACCACGATCATGGTCGAGCAGAACGCGCGGCGCTGCCTGCAGATCTGCGACCGCGGCTACGTGCTCGACCAGGGCCGCGACGCGTACGAGGGCACCGGACGCGACCTCCTGAACGACCCCAAGGTCATCGGCCTGTACCTGGGCACGCTCGGCACCGACGCCGCCTGA